A single genomic interval of Nocardioides palaemonis harbors:
- the aspS gene encoding aspartate--tRNA ligase, with product MIRTHDAGALRADHVGQTVTLAGWVARRRDHGGVAFLDLREASGVVQVVVRDEDVAHSLRSEYCLKVTGEVVARKAGNENPNLATGDIEVVATDVEVLSESAPLPFPIDDHVEVGEEARLKHRYLDLRRSGPNAALRLRSKINKAARDVLDERGFVEVETPTLTRSTPEGARDFLVPARLAPGSWYALPQSPQLFKQLLMVGGMERYFQIARCYRDEDFRADRQPEFTQLDIEMSFVDQEDVIELMEDVLEAMWAQAGHTIERPLPRMTYAEAMQKYGSDKPDLRMGLELVECTDYFKDTTFRVFSPENADYVGAVVMPGGGSQPRRQFDAWQDWARQRGAKGLAYVTIAEDGELGGPVAKNLTDAEREGLAAHVGAAPGDCIFFAAGPVKSSRALLGAARLEIGRRGGMLDDSTFAFTWVVDAPLFEPSSDAVASGDVAVGAGAWTAVHHAFTSPKPEYLDTFDTDPGTALAYAYDIVCNGNELGGGSIRIHRGDVQKRVFQVMGLSEEESQEKFGFLLDAFKYGAPPHGGIAVGMDRIVAMLAGSDSIRDVIAFPKSGGGYDPLTAAPAPITPEQRKEAGVDAKPAAPAPAGGADAPA from the coding sequence GTGATTCGCACCCATGACGCCGGCGCCCTGCGCGCCGACCACGTCGGCCAGACCGTCACGCTCGCCGGGTGGGTGGCGCGACGGCGCGACCACGGCGGCGTCGCGTTCCTGGACCTCCGCGAGGCCAGCGGCGTCGTGCAGGTCGTCGTGCGCGACGAGGACGTCGCCCACAGCCTGCGCAGCGAGTACTGCCTGAAGGTCACCGGCGAGGTCGTCGCCCGCAAGGCCGGCAACGAGAACCCCAACCTCGCGACCGGTGACATCGAGGTCGTGGCCACCGACGTCGAGGTGCTCTCGGAGTCGGCGCCGCTGCCGTTCCCGATCGACGACCACGTGGAGGTGGGGGAGGAAGCGCGCCTCAAGCACCGCTACCTCGACCTGCGCCGCTCGGGCCCCAACGCCGCCCTGCGCCTGCGCAGCAAGATCAACAAGGCCGCGCGCGACGTCCTCGACGAGCGCGGCTTCGTCGAGGTGGAGACCCCCACTCTGACCCGGTCGACCCCCGAGGGTGCCCGCGACTTCCTGGTGCCGGCGCGCCTCGCGCCCGGCAGCTGGTACGCCCTCCCGCAGAGCCCGCAGCTGTTCAAGCAGCTGCTGATGGTCGGCGGCATGGAGCGCTACTTCCAGATCGCACGCTGCTACCGCGACGAGGACTTCCGCGCCGACCGACAGCCGGAGTTCACCCAGCTCGACATCGAGATGAGCTTCGTGGACCAGGAGGACGTCATCGAGCTGATGGAGGACGTCCTCGAGGCGATGTGGGCGCAGGCCGGCCACACCATCGAGCGCCCGCTGCCCCGGATGACCTACGCCGAGGCGATGCAGAAGTACGGCTCGGACAAGCCCGACCTGCGGATGGGCCTCGAGCTGGTCGAGTGCACCGACTACTTCAAGGACACCACGTTCCGGGTCTTCTCCCCTGAGAACGCCGACTACGTCGGTGCGGTCGTGATGCCCGGCGGCGGCAGCCAGCCGCGCCGGCAGTTCGACGCCTGGCAGGACTGGGCCAGGCAGCGCGGCGCGAAGGGCCTGGCCTACGTCACGATCGCCGAGGACGGCGAGCTCGGCGGCCCGGTCGCGAAGAACCTCACCGACGCCGAGCGCGAGGGCCTGGCCGCACACGTCGGCGCCGCACCCGGCGACTGCATCTTCTTCGCCGCCGGACCGGTCAAGAGCAGCCGCGCGCTGCTCGGCGCGGCGCGACTGGAGATCGGTCGGCGCGGCGGCATGCTGGACGACTCGACCTTCGCCTTCACCTGGGTGGTCGACGCGCCGCTGTTCGAGCCGAGCTCGGACGCAGTGGCCAGCGGCGACGTCGCGGTCGGCGCCGGAGCGTGGACGGCCGTCCACCACGCGTTCACGAGCCCCAAGCCGGAGTACCTCGACACCTTCGACACCGACCCCGGCACCGCGCTGGCCTACGCCTACGACATCGTCTGCAACGGCAACGAGCTCGGCGGCGGGTCGATCCGTATCCACCGCGGTGACGTCCAGAAGCGCGTCTTCCAGGTGATGGGGCTCAGCGAGGAGGAGTCGCAGGAGAAGTTCGGCTTCCTGCTCGACGCCTTCAAGTACGGCGCGCCCCCGCACGGCGGCATCGCGGTCGGCATGGACCGGATCGTGGCGATGCTCGCCGGCAGCGACTCGATCCGCGACGTCATCGCGTTCCCGAAGTCGGGCGGCGGCTACGACCCGCTGACCGCGGCGCCCGCGCCGATCACCCCCGAGCAGCGCAAGGAGGCCGGCGTCGACGCGAAGCCGGCGGCGCCCGCGCCCGCCGGGGGCGCGGACGCACCCGCCTGA
- a CDS encoding ABC transporter permease: MSAETAGPETLGSMSQEPDHQDPNSQQAKEISGKSPLRIALGRLAKDKIAVVCAVVVLFFVICAVFAGPIANLFGVSLETPLASERVDGLNNSLPLPEMGPPNGPFTWDHPMGVAPQTGNDNLAYWLYGCRTSLLIATVATLVASLVGVIVGLLAGFLGGAIDKVLSFFIDMFLTIPFLLAALTLAPILNERFNLSDNYQTIQKLSLVAVLALFGWMGTARLIRGEVLALREREFVQAARVMGMPTSRILFKELLPNLAAPIIISVSLMLPSFVAAEAGLAYLGIGVSDGISWGQTILRAATPTYFRDYPQFLWQPLLGIVALVLALNLLGDAIRDALDPKTRR; the protein is encoded by the coding sequence ATGTCGGCAGAGACCGCAGGACCGGAGACGCTCGGCTCGATGAGCCAGGAGCCGGACCACCAGGATCCCAACAGCCAGCAGGCGAAGGAGATCTCGGGCAAGTCCCCCCTCCGGATCGCGTTGGGTCGACTCGCCAAGGACAAGATTGCGGTCGTGTGCGCCGTGGTCGTGCTGTTCTTCGTGATCTGCGCCGTGTTCGCCGGCCCGATCGCCAACCTCTTCGGCGTCAGCCTCGAGACCCCGCTCGCCAGTGAGCGCGTCGACGGCCTCAACAACTCGCTGCCGCTGCCGGAGATGGGCCCGCCGAACGGCCCGTTCACCTGGGACCACCCGATGGGTGTCGCCCCGCAGACCGGCAACGACAACCTCGCCTACTGGCTCTACGGCTGCCGCACCTCGCTGCTGATCGCCACGGTCGCCACGCTGGTCGCGAGCCTCGTCGGCGTGATCGTCGGCCTGCTGGCCGGCTTCCTCGGCGGCGCGATCGACAAGGTGCTGTCGTTCTTCATCGACATGTTCCTGACGATCCCGTTCCTGCTGGCCGCGCTGACCCTGGCGCCGATCCTCAACGAGCGGTTCAACCTCTCGGACAACTACCAGACCATTCAGAAGCTCAGCCTGGTCGCCGTCCTGGCGCTCTTCGGCTGGATGGGCACCGCGCGCCTGATCCGCGGTGAGGTCCTCGCGCTGCGCGAGCGCGAGTTCGTGCAGGCGGCCCGCGTGATGGGCATGCCGACCTCCCGCATCCTGTTCAAGGAGCTCCTGCCCAACCTGGCGGCGCCGATCATCATCAGCGTGTCGCTGATGCTGCCCTCGTTCGTCGCCGCCGAGGCCGGCCTGGCCTACCTCGGCATCGGTGTCTCCGACGGCATCTCGTGGGGCCAGACGATCCTGCGGGCCGCGACCCCGACCTACTTCCGTGACTACCCCCAGTTCCTGTGGCAGCCGCTCCTCGGCATCGTCGCCCTGGTGCTGGCCCTCAACCTCCTCGGCGACGCGATCCGCGACGCCCTGGACCCCAAGACCCGCCGCTGA
- a CDS encoding ABC transporter substrate-binding protein, translated as MKRNKPLALVAGAALLTLAACGGGSDDGGSTGGEKREFGEQTGGTKDAGAQGPAAEIDGATAGGTITVYLPGDPGPDTLDPTAGWSVTGNSIQQALTSRSLTQYKRGDDGQPVLVPDLATDLGTPNDDYTEWTFTIRDDATWEDGKPVTAEEVAFGICRSLDSEAFPSGPGTEYSKAYFDGAADYEGPYTGKDPNCEKWSGISVDGQDITIKMAKPFPDMDYWGAFMAMGPAPLGNASKPPNYGTKPLSNGPYKVDSYKPNEELVLVKNDQWSADSDPARHQYADEFVFKFNQDQAKVDEIMLSDNSDSQTAVSTGLGSDKYNDANGQLGDRLVQQTSQCVSTLTPDYTKIDDIRVRKALAYAYPYRDVWIAGGEVPDVTRIPANSVMPPGMAGKKDFQVDGEQITYDPEKAKALLEEAGVEMPYPITMIYYEVDPLAKATQDQITKGFEASGFSVKAIPVQESPYNVWLDPDNKVNKTLNLRGVNWCSDWPAGSTMIPPLLKTDAVYNTAGFSESSVDDEMDNIATLPLEDQADAWGALDEKIMTDYFPIIPTAFRNDLFVFGTKVGNPTGDGSIGAPNYKDLYVMQ; from the coding sequence ATGAAGCGGAACAAGCCGCTCGCACTCGTCGCTGGCGCCGCTCTCCTGACCCTTGCTGCCTGTGGCGGCGGGTCGGACGACGGTGGCTCCACCGGCGGGGAGAAGCGAGAGTTCGGCGAGCAGACCGGAGGCACGAAGGACGCCGGGGCCCAGGGTCCTGCTGCCGAGATCGACGGCGCCACGGCCGGTGGGACCATCACGGTCTACCTGCCCGGCGACCCCGGTCCGGACACGCTCGACCCGACTGCCGGATGGTCGGTCACCGGCAACTCGATCCAGCAGGCTCTCACCAGCCGCTCGCTGACCCAGTACAAGCGCGGCGACGACGGCCAGCCCGTCCTGGTCCCGGACCTCGCCACCGACCTGGGCACGCCCAACGACGACTACACCGAGTGGACGTTCACCATCCGTGACGACGCCACGTGGGAGGACGGCAAGCCCGTCACCGCGGAGGAGGTCGCCTTCGGCATCTGCCGCTCGCTGGACTCCGAGGCGTTCCCGTCCGGTCCCGGCACCGAGTACTCGAAGGCCTACTTCGACGGTGCGGCCGACTACGAGGGCCCCTACACCGGCAAGGACCCCAACTGCGAGAAGTGGTCGGGCATCTCGGTCGACGGCCAGGACATCACCATCAAGATGGCCAAGCCGTTCCCGGACATGGACTACTGGGGCGCCTTCATGGCGATGGGCCCGGCCCCGCTGGGCAACGCGTCCAAGCCGCCGAACTACGGCACCAAGCCGCTGTCCAACGGCCCCTACAAGGTCGACAGCTACAAGCCCAACGAGGAGCTCGTCCTCGTCAAGAACGACCAGTGGTCCGCTGACTCCGACCCGGCCCGTCACCAGTACGCCGACGAGTTCGTGTTCAAGTTCAACCAGGACCAGGCCAAGGTCGACGAGATCATGCTGTCGGACAACTCCGACAGCCAGACCGCCGTCTCCACCGGCCTCGGCTCGGACAAGTACAACGACGCCAACGGCCAGCTCGGCGACCGCCTGGTGCAGCAGACCTCGCAGTGTGTCTCCACGCTGACGCCTGACTACACCAAGATCGACGACATCCGCGTCCGCAAGGCCCTCGCCTACGCGTACCCGTACCGCGACGTGTGGATCGCCGGCGGTGAGGTTCCGGACGTGACCCGCATCCCGGCCAACTCGGTCATGCCTCCCGGCATGGCGGGCAAGAAGGACTTCCAGGTCGACGGTGAGCAGATCACCTACGACCCGGAGAAGGCGAAGGCCCTCCTGGAGGAGGCCGGCGTCGAGATGCCGTACCCGATCACCATGATCTACTACGAGGTCGACCCGCTGGCCAAGGCCACCCAGGACCAGATCACCAAGGGCTTCGAGGCCTCCGGCTTCTCGGTCAAGGCCATCCCGGTCCAGGAGTCGCCCTACAACGTGTGGCTCGACCCCGACAACAAGGTCAACAAGACCCTCAACCTCCGTGGCGTCAACTGGTGCTCGGACTGGCCGGCCGGCTCGACCATGATCCCGCCGCTGCTGAAGACCGACGCCGTCTACAACACCGCGGGCTTCTCCGAGTCCTCGGTCGACGACGAGATGGACAACATCGCCACCCTCCCGCTCGAGGACCAGGCCGACGCCTGGGGCGCGCTGGACGAGAAGATCATGACGGACTACTTCCCGATCATCCCGACCGCGTTCCGCAACGACCTGTTCGTGTTCGGCACCAAGGTCGGCAACCCGACCGGTGACGGCTCGATCGGTGCGCCGAACTACAAGGACCTGTACGTGATGCAGTGA
- a CDS encoding ABC transporter permease, giving the protein MFAYIVKRLISGVLVVTLVSMAIFLLFWYGPSSPAQPICDRETSNRCTQAKLATYEKTLGYNNPVYEEYGKYVSGIFVGRTLTIASNDYRCDAPCLGLSYRTKQPVKEELVDRMPATFSVAIGGAFLYLLFGIPIGVAAARRRGSVSDKALVSSFLFISSIPYYLFALLTWLYLTITFQVPLFSDTGYFSPIGDGPWKWFSGMFLAWVALGIFGCTQYTRFTRGAMVEALSEDYIRTAKAKGLPTRTIVYKHGLRAALVPVVTIFGIDFGTLLAGTIFTERIFEIQGIGYWSLQAVQGKDLPVVQATALFSAVVLIISNLLVDVVYSVLDPRVRLS; this is encoded by the coding sequence ATGTTCGCGTATATCGTGAAGAGGCTGATCTCGGGAGTCCTCGTCGTGACGCTGGTCTCGATGGCGATCTTCCTGCTGTTCTGGTACGGACCCTCGAGTCCGGCCCAGCCGATCTGCGACCGAGAGACCAGCAACCGGTGCACCCAGGCGAAGCTGGCGACCTACGAGAAGACCCTGGGCTACAACAACCCGGTCTACGAGGAGTACGGCAAGTATGTCTCCGGCATCTTCGTCGGACGCACCCTCACGATCGCCTCGAACGACTACCGGTGCGACGCCCCCTGCCTGGGCCTGAGCTACCGCACCAAGCAGCCGGTCAAGGAGGAGCTGGTCGACCGCATGCCGGCGACGTTCTCCGTGGCCATCGGCGGCGCCTTCCTCTACCTGCTCTTCGGCATCCCGATCGGGGTGGCGGCGGCCAGACGCCGCGGCTCGGTCTCCGACAAGGCGCTCGTCTCGAGCTTCCTGTTCATCAGCTCGATCCCGTACTACCTGTTCGCGCTGCTGACCTGGCTCTACCTGACCATCACCTTCCAGGTGCCGCTCTTCAGCGACACCGGCTACTTCTCACCGATCGGTGACGGGCCGTGGAAGTGGTTCAGCGGCATGTTCCTGGCGTGGGTCGCGCTCGGCATCTTCGGGTGCACGCAGTACACCCGTTTCACCCGCGGCGCGATGGTCGAGGCGCTGAGCGAGGACTACATCCGCACCGCCAAGGCCAAGGGCCTGCCCACGCGGACCATCGTCTACAAGCACGGCCTGCGCGCCGCCCTGGTGCCCGTCGTCACCATCTTCGGCATCGACTTCGGCACCCTGCTGGCCGGCACGATCTTCACCGAGCGCATCTTCGAGATCCAGGGCATCGGCTACTGGAGCCTCCAGGCGGTGCAGGGCAAGGACCTGCCGGTCGTGCAGGCCACCGCCCTGTTCAGCGCCGTCGTCCTGATCATCTCCAACCTGCTCGTGGACGTCGTCTACTCCGTCCTCGACCCGAGGGTGAGGCTCTCGTGA
- a CDS encoding ABC transporter ATP-binding protein, which translates to MTQTSAAAAAESDGPFLVVEDLKVTFPTEDGPVTAVSGLSYSVERGKTLGIVGESGSGKSVSSMAVMGLHDAKSAQISGSIRVGGTEVVGLSESRMRGLRGNAMAMIFQDALAALHPFYKIGKQLEEAYLVHHSGASKRDARRKAIEMLDRVGIPQPDRRVDDFPHQFSGGMRQRAMIAMGLINDPSLLIADEPTTALDVTVQAQILDLLQDLQREFNSAVIIITHDLGVIAEMADDVLVMYAGRCVEYGTAKQILTTPEMPYTWGLLSSIPDVSASTDARLIPIPGNPPSLLRPPSGCSFHPRCVHSDKVAGDLCSTQLPELLPASSGTAHLKRCHLADPVGVYQTEVLPEIAPDLVEETR; encoded by the coding sequence ATGACCCAGACCAGCGCCGCCGCGGCGGCCGAGTCCGACGGTCCGTTCCTCGTCGTCGAGGACCTGAAGGTGACCTTCCCGACCGAGGACGGCCCGGTGACCGCGGTGAGCGGGCTGAGCTATTCGGTGGAGCGGGGCAAGACCCTCGGCATCGTCGGCGAGTCCGGCTCCGGCAAGTCCGTGTCCAGCATGGCCGTGATGGGCCTGCACGACGCGAAGTCGGCCCAGATCTCCGGCTCGATCCGCGTCGGCGGCACCGAGGTCGTCGGCCTCAGCGAGTCGCGCATGCGCGGCCTGCGCGGCAACGCGATGGCGATGATCTTCCAGGACGCGCTCGCCGCGCTGCACCCCTTCTACAAGATCGGCAAGCAGCTCGAGGAGGCCTACCTCGTCCACCACTCGGGCGCCTCCAAGCGCGACGCCCGTCGCAAGGCGATCGAGATGCTCGACCGCGTCGGCATCCCGCAGCCGGACCGTCGCGTGGACGACTTCCCGCACCAGTTCTCCGGCGGCATGCGCCAGCGCGCGATGATCGCGATGGGCCTCATCAACGACCCGTCGCTGCTGATCGCCGACGAGCCGACCACCGCGCTCGACGTGACGGTGCAGGCGCAGATCCTCGACCTGCTCCAGGACCTGCAGCGCGAGTTCAACTCGGCCGTCATCATCATCACCCACGACCTCGGCGTGATCGCCGAGATGGCCGACGACGTCCTCGTGATGTACGCCGGTCGCTGCGTGGAGTACGGCACGGCCAAGCAGATCCTCACCACGCCCGAGATGCCCTACACCTGGGGCCTGCTCTCGAGCATCCCGGACGTCAGCGCCTCCACCGACGCGCGCCTGATCCCGATCCCGGGCAACCCGCCCAGCCTGCTGCGGCCGCCGTCGGGCTGCTCGTTCCACCCGCGTTGCGTGCACTCCGACAAGGTCGCCGGTGACCTGTGCAGCACCCAGCTCCCCGAGCTGCTCCCGGCCAGCTCGGGCACGGCGCACCTCAAGCGGTGCCACCTCGCCGACCCCGTCGGGGTCTACCAGACCGAGGTGCTGCCCGAGATCGCCCCCGACCTCGTCGAGGAGACCCGATGA
- a CDS encoding ABC transporter ATP-binding protein, with amino-acid sequence MTQDPNARASIEPTEVGANAAETGDRVLDDRHDLTEDHELAHENLDLADLGRAASELDPDAPAVLTVDNLKMYFPVKSSGLVRRTIGHVQAVDGISFEVPKGGSLGMVGESGCGKSTTGRLITRLYKPTGGSMMFDGQDLAKLSNREMKPLRRDVQMIFQDPYTSLNPRHTVGTIVGAPLEVHNVVPKNQVLKRVQELLEVVGLNPEHYNRYPNEFSGGQRQRIGIARALTLNPKVLVADEPVSALDVSIQAQVVNLLQDIQREFDVAFLFIAHDLAIVRHFCPEIAVMYLGKIVEIGDRETIYGRPHHPYTQALLSAVPDVKQAAVGGRRERIRLEGDVPSPINPPSGCRFRTRCQFAQEICAKVEPPLLQIGSRHKVACHFAGELGAHPATPVTTELLGVDDQGSPVPGAVPSNTQLTIPGYEKTWYDLKTKQTTGA; translated from the coding sequence ATGACCCAGGACCCCAACGCCCGCGCCTCGATCGAGCCCACCGAGGTGGGCGCCAACGCGGCCGAGACCGGTGACCGCGTGCTCGACGACCGTCACGACCTGACGGAGGACCACGAGCTCGCCCACGAGAACCTGGACCTCGCCGACCTGGGTCGTGCCGCCAGCGAGCTCGACCCGGACGCCCCGGCGGTGCTGACCGTCGACAACCTGAAGATGTACTTCCCGGTGAAGTCGTCCGGCCTGGTGCGCCGCACCATCGGCCACGTGCAGGCGGTCGACGGGATCTCGTTCGAGGTGCCCAAGGGTGGGTCGCTCGGCATGGTCGGCGAGTCCGGCTGCGGCAAGTCGACGACCGGTCGCCTCATCACCCGGCTCTACAAGCCCACGGGCGGGTCGATGATGTTCGACGGCCAGGACCTGGCCAAGCTCTCCAACCGCGAGATGAAGCCGCTGCGCCGCGACGTGCAGATGATCTTCCAGGACCCCTACACCTCGCTCAACCCGCGCCACACGGTCGGCACGATCGTCGGTGCGCCGCTCGAGGTGCACAACGTCGTCCCGAAGAACCAGGTCCTCAAGCGGGTCCAGGAGCTGCTCGAGGTCGTGGGCCTCAACCCCGAGCACTACAACCGCTACCCCAACGAGTTCTCCGGCGGCCAGCGCCAGCGCATCGGCATCGCCCGTGCGCTGACGCTCAACCCGAAGGTCCTCGTGGCCGACGAGCCGGTCTCCGCGCTCGACGTGTCGATCCAGGCGCAGGTGGTCAACCTGCTCCAGGACATCCAGCGCGAGTTCGACGTGGCGTTCCTCTTCATCGCCCACGACCTGGCGATCGTGCGCCACTTCTGCCCGGAGATCGCGGTCATGTACCTCGGCAAGATCGTCGAGATCGGTGACCGCGAGACCATCTACGGCCGCCCGCACCACCCCTACACCCAGGCGCTGCTGTCCGCGGTGCCCGACGTGAAGCAGGCGGCGGTCGGTGGTCGGCGCGAGCGGATCCGGCTCGAGGGCGACGTCCCGAGCCCCATCAACCCGCCGTCGGGCTGTCGCTTCCGGACCCGCTGCCAGTTCGCGCAGGAGATCTGCGCGAAGGTGGAGCCGCCGCTGCTCCAGATCGGCTCGCGCCACAAGGTCGCCTGCCACTTCGCCGGCGAGCTCGGTGCCCACCCGGCGACGCCGGTGACGACCGAGCTGCTCGGTGTCGACGACCAGGGCAGCCCGGTCCCCGGAGCCGTGCCGTCGAACACGCAGCTCACCATCCCGGGCTACGAGAAGACCTGGTACGACCTGAAGACCAAGCAGACCACCGGGGCCTGA
- a CDS encoding replication-associated recombination protein A encodes MDGLFEIPGAGQPAPGSVSGGDPGAGSLGANTFASAPLAVRMRPRTIDELVGQQQLRAAGSPLRRLVEGDQSMSLLLWGPPGTGKTTIAAIVSQQTRRRFVEVSAVAAGVKEVRAAIDGARAELVRSGQETVLFVDEVHRFTKAQQDALLPGVENRWVTLIAATTENPFFSVISPLLSRSLLLRLQSLTDDDVAEVIDQAVADERGLGGSTTLDDDARDHLVRFAGGDARRALTYLEAAAGAAASNGQDAIDLATAETAVDQAAVRYDRQGDQHYDVISAFIKSIRGSDPDAALHYLARMIEAGEDPRFIARRLVVHASEDIGLADPTALQAAVAAAQAVQLIGMPEARINLAQATIHLAVAPKSNAVITAIDAAISDVRAGKIGQVPAHLRDAHYGGAKDLGHGKGYAYPHDEPYGVVEQQYLPDALADASYYTPTSLGAEAGVRERWERVRRIVRGR; translated from the coding sequence GTGGACGGCCTGTTCGAGATTCCGGGCGCGGGGCAACCCGCGCCCGGTTCCGTGTCCGGGGGAGACCCGGGCGCCGGGTCCCTCGGAGCCAACACGTTCGCCTCGGCGCCGCTCGCGGTGCGGATGCGACCGCGGACGATCGACGAGCTCGTCGGCCAGCAGCAGCTGCGCGCGGCGGGCTCACCGCTGCGCCGGCTGGTCGAGGGCGACCAGTCGATGTCGCTCCTGCTCTGGGGTCCGCCCGGGACCGGCAAGACGACGATCGCGGCGATCGTCAGCCAGCAGACCCGCCGCCGGTTCGTCGAGGTCTCGGCGGTCGCGGCCGGGGTGAAGGAGGTGCGGGCCGCGATCGACGGCGCCCGCGCCGAGCTGGTGCGCAGCGGCCAGGAGACGGTGCTGTTCGTCGACGAGGTCCACCGCTTCACCAAGGCCCAGCAGGACGCCCTGCTGCCGGGGGTGGAGAACCGCTGGGTGACCCTCATCGCCGCCACGACGGAGAACCCCTTCTTCTCCGTCATCAGCCCGCTGCTCTCGCGCAGCCTGCTGCTGCGCCTGCAGTCGCTCACCGACGACGACGTCGCCGAGGTGATCGACCAGGCCGTCGCCGACGAGCGCGGCCTGGGCGGCTCGACCACGCTGGACGACGACGCGCGCGACCACCTCGTACGTTTCGCGGGCGGGGACGCGCGTCGTGCGCTGACCTACCTCGAGGCGGCGGCCGGGGCGGCGGCGAGCAACGGCCAGGACGCCATCGACCTCGCGACCGCCGAGACCGCCGTCGACCAGGCTGCTGTGCGCTACGACCGCCAGGGCGACCAGCACTACGACGTCATCAGCGCGTTCATCAAGTCGATCCGGGGCTCCGACCCCGACGCGGCGCTCCACTACCTCGCCCGGATGATCGAGGCGGGGGAGGACCCGCGGTTCATCGCTCGCCGGCTCGTGGTGCACGCCAGCGAGGACATCGGCCTGGCCGACCCCACCGCGCTCCAGGCCGCGGTCGCCGCTGCGCAGGCGGTCCAGCTGATCGGGATGCCCGAGGCCCGGATCAACCTCGCCCAGGCCACCATCCACCTCGCCGTCGCGCCGAAGTCCAACGCGGTGATCACCGCCATCGACGCGGCCATCTCCGACGTCCGCGCCGGGAAGATCGGCCAGGTGCCGGCCCACCTGCGCGACGCCCACTACGGCGGTGCGAAGGACCTCGGCCACGGGAAGGGCTACGCGTACCCCCACGACGAGCCCTACGGCGTCGTCGAGCAGCAGTACCTCCCGGACGCGCTCGCCGACGCGAGCTACTACACCCCGACCAGCCTGGGCGCCGAGGCCGGCGTGCGGGAGCGGTGGGAGCGGGTGCGCCGGATCGTACGTGGCCGGTAG